In Candidatus Saccharibacteria bacterium oral taxon 488, a single window of DNA contains:
- a CDS encoding phosphate acetyltransferase, with protein sequence MNQHIRDLAKILASNPPRVVFPEGDNHIIQQAARVLEESGAAQPVLLDGEENAISRGATMLTSGEADVMVAGIDHPTKDVLRAGLKIVGLAPDVRYASSFFVIDVPQFQGGEQGLLLFADCGMNIQPNAEQLAAIAMSSANSAASLGWEPRVAMLSYSTKGSAGGDSVELVTQALQLVKTGRPDILIDGELQLDAAIVPAIGQKKSPDSPVAGMANILVFPDLGSGNIAYKLAEHLAGGHAYGPILQGFARPISDLSRGSSVDDVIGATLVTASMAQAHS encoded by the coding sequence ATGAATCAGCACATACGAGACCTAGCAAAAATTTTAGCTTCAAATCCGCCACGCGTGGTATTTCCTGAGGGCGATAATCACATCATCCAGCAGGCAGCACGCGTACTAGAAGAAAGCGGCGCAGCGCAGCCAGTGTTGCTTGATGGGGAAGAGAACGCCATCAGTCGCGGTGCAACGATGCTAACGAGCGGCGAGGCTGACGTTATGGTGGCTGGGATTGATCACCCAACGAAAGACGTGCTGCGGGCTGGGCTGAAAATTGTTGGACTGGCGCCCGATGTTCGATATGCATCCAGCTTTTTCGTGATAGACGTCCCACAGTTTCAGGGCGGCGAACAAGGTTTATTGCTCTTTGCCGACTGCGGTATGAATATTCAGCCAAACGCCGAGCAGCTGGCGGCGATTGCCATGTCCTCAGCGAATAGTGCGGCGTCGCTTGGCTGGGAGCCACGCGTGGCTATGCTGTCATATTCAACGAAAGGCAGCGCTGGCGGTGATAGTGTCGAGCTCGTCACCCAGGCGTTGCAACTCGTCAAGACAGGGCGACCCGATATACTCATTGACGGTGAACTACAATTAGACGCGGCAATCGTCCCCGCTATCGGCCAGAAAAAGTCACCGGACAGTCCGGTTGCCGGCATGGCTAATATCCTTGTGTTTCCTGATCTTGGTTCTGGTAATATCGCGTATAAGTTAGCCGAACATCTGGCTGGCGGTCATGCGTACGGGCCGATCTTGCAGGGTTTTGCTCGGCCAATCAGCGACCTATCGCGCGGCTCTAGCGTTGATGATGTGATCGGCGCCACACTCGTTACTGCTAGTATGGCGCAAGCGCACTCATAG
- a CDS encoding non-canonical purine NTP pyrophosphatase has product MKAVTFITGNQHKADALARVLGLPLAHRAVDLMEIQSTSLEEIVEHKVRQAYMVAKCPVLVEDVALEFMALGGLPGPFIKFFVEAPNGLENLCRMLDGFGDRSAVAACVFGYYDGQRIKLFRAELHGAISEHPIGDGGFGWDKIFCPDGYEGKTRAELTPDEDAETYRLFKPIDAVRQFLTTLE; this is encoded by the coding sequence ATGAAGGCGGTTACGTTTATCACCGGCAATCAACACAAAGCAGATGCTCTAGCGCGCGTGCTGGGCTTGCCGCTAGCGCACCGGGCAGTTGATTTAATGGAGATTCAATCAACGAGCTTGGAAGAGATTGTTGAGCATAAGGTTCGCCAGGCGTATATGGTCGCCAAATGTCCGGTTTTGGTTGAGGATGTGGCGCTTGAATTTATGGCGCTCGGTGGACTGCCGGGTCCGTTCATCAAGTTTTTTGTCGAGGCGCCGAACGGTTTAGAGAATCTTTGCCGGATGCTTGATGGCTTTGGCGATCGATCGGCAGTGGCGGCATGTGTATTTGGCTACTACGACGGCCAGCGGATCAAGTTATTTCGCGCTGAACTTCATGGCGCCATCTCTGAGCATCCCATAGGCGATGGCGGCTTTGGCTGGGATAAAATATTTTGCCCGGATGGCTACGAGGGTAAAACTCGTGCCGAATTAACGCCAGATGAGGACGCTGAGACGTACCGCTTATTCAAGCCAATCGATGCCGTCCGTCAATTTCTCACCACACTTGAATAA
- a CDS encoding DUF1653 domain-containing protein: protein MSKGVYRHSKSGKLYEVIGLALETETEDLLVIYRPLYENEYELFARPVSMFTETVVLDGQSVPRFENVNSETREQV from the coding sequence ATTAGCAAGGGTGTATACCGGCACAGCAAATCAGGCAAGCTGTACGAGGTGATCGGCCTCGCATTGGAAACTGAGACGGAAGATCTTTTGGTGATCTATCGACCTCTCTATGAAAATGAATATGAACTATTCGCCCGCCCCGTCAGTATGTTTACGGAAACAGTAGTGCTGGACGGACAATCGGTGCCGCGATTTGAGAACGTAAACTCTGAAACTCGAGAGCAAGTGTGA
- the ligA gene encoding NAD-dependent DNA ligase LigA encodes MTVRQLDRQAAEQRIVKLRDLINDYRYHYHVLDESIMSEAAADSLKHELSQLEEQFPDLITPDSPTQRVAGKALSKFAKVQHQTRMISLQDVFDREEVAAWIQRMKKVQQDITEEFLCDIKMDGLACALIYEDGVLTRAVTRGDGLVGEDVTMNVRTIQNVPLTLRANQRFAHFLRGRTEIRGEIVMHKADFAALNQRRRAAGQPEFANPRNLAAGTIRQLDPKLVAERPLHFVGYDIIRENLEDTPTIAFGYQMMNELGITTSRQTQIVYGLDEVMSYVNHLDELRQSLQFNTDGAVIKLNDRRQFAELGIVGKTPRAAVAYKFAAEEATTIVRDMVISIGRTGAATPVAVFDPVVVAGTTVQHASLHNADEIARLDVRCGDTVVIFKAGDIIPQVQTVLKELRPADSKPIDYSAELSRQYPELEFVRPEGEAVYRVKGLSGPLILKRSLAHFASKGALDIDTLGEKNVEALVEAGLVNDLADIYRLTKDDLLQLERFADISAQKLIDAIAAKKQPALERFLFGLGVRHVGMQTAIDLANHFESLEAMSRATIDKLREVDGVGEIVAESIVAWFADEDNVTLLEKFADLGVALQFSRKSDRLAGQSFVITGTLQSMGRDAAAERIRNLGGTFQAAVAKDTTYLVAGGKVGASKLKKAEQYGTKIIDEQELTRMLQE; translated from the coding sequence ATGACAGTGCGCCAGCTTGACCGGCAGGCGGCCGAGCAACGAATTGTCAAACTGCGAGATCTGATCAATGATTATCGCTATCATTATCATGTGCTCGACGAATCGATCATGAGTGAGGCGGCAGCTGATAGCCTGAAGCATGAACTGTCGCAGCTGGAAGAGCAATTTCCGGACCTCATCACACCAGACAGCCCAACCCAGCGGGTGGCGGGAAAAGCGCTCAGTAAATTCGCCAAGGTCCAGCATCAAACACGAATGATTTCGCTCCAAGACGTGTTTGACCGAGAAGAGGTTGCGGCGTGGATACAGCGCATGAAAAAAGTGCAGCAGGATATTACCGAAGAATTTTTGTGTGATATCAAGATGGATGGCCTGGCCTGTGCGCTAATTTATGAGGACGGTGTGCTGACGCGGGCCGTGACGCGCGGCGACGGATTAGTTGGTGAAGATGTGACCATGAATGTGCGGACGATTCAGAATGTGCCGCTGACCCTGCGTGCCAATCAGCGATTTGCTCATTTTTTGCGCGGCCGAACGGAAATTCGTGGTGAAATTGTGATGCACAAGGCTGACTTTGCAGCATTAAACCAGCGTCGGCGAGCGGCCGGTCAGCCAGAATTTGCCAATCCTCGTAATCTAGCAGCGGGGACGATTCGTCAGCTTGACCCAAAATTGGTGGCTGAGCGTCCGCTACATTTCGTTGGCTATGACATTATTCGTGAAAACCTCGAGGACACGCCGACGATTGCCTTTGGCTATCAGATGATGAACGAGCTGGGTATCACCACGAGTCGGCAGACGCAAATTGTCTATGGCTTGGATGAGGTGATGAGCTATGTTAATCATCTTGATGAGCTGCGTCAGTCGCTTCAGTTTAATACCGACGGAGCAGTCATCAAGCTCAACGACCGGCGACAGTTTGCCGAGCTGGGCATCGTTGGCAAGACACCGCGAGCCGCAGTGGCCTATAAATTTGCCGCCGAAGAAGCCACAACCATCGTCCGCGATATGGTTATTTCCATCGGTCGAACCGGTGCAGCTACGCCAGTAGCGGTGTTCGACCCGGTGGTGGTGGCTGGTACGACGGTGCAGCATGCTAGTCTGCATAATGCCGACGAAATTGCTCGGCTGGATGTGCGCTGCGGCGATACGGTGGTGATTTTCAAGGCGGGAGATATCATCCCGCAGGTACAAACCGTACTGAAAGAATTGCGGCCGGCAGATTCTAAGCCAATTGATTATTCGGCAGAACTGTCGCGCCAATATCCGGAGCTAGAGTTTGTGCGGCCAGAGGGTGAGGCAGTCTACCGCGTTAAAGGTTTGAGCGGTCCACTGATTTTGAAGCGATCGCTGGCACACTTTGCATCCAAAGGTGCCCTAGACATCGACACATTGGGCGAGAAAAATGTCGAGGCGCTGGTTGAGGCTGGGCTGGTCAATGATCTGGCGGATATTTACCGGTTGACGAAAGATGATTTGCTGCAGTTGGAGCGCTTTGCTGATATTTCCGCGCAAAAGCTCATCGATGCCATTGCCGCTAAAAAGCAGCCAGCGTTGGAGCGATTTTTGTTTGGTCTCGGCGTTCGTCATGTTGGCATGCAGACAGCGATTGACCTCGCAAACCACTTTGAGAGTCTTGAGGCTATGTCTCGCGCGACCATTGATAAGCTGCGCGAAGTGGATGGTGTGGGTGAAATTGTTGCCGAGTCAATCGTGGCATGGTTTGCTGATGAAGATAATGTGACGCTGCTCGAAAAATTTGCTGACTTGGGTGTGGCGCTGCAGTTTAGTCGAAAATCTGATCGCCTGGCTGGCCAAAGTTTTGTCATCACCGGCACTCTGCAGTCGATGGGGCGCGACGCTGCTGCTGAAAGAATCCGCAATCTCGGCGGCACCTTCCAAGCCGCTGTTGCAAAAGATACAACATATCTAGTAGCCGGTGGTAAAGTCGGCGCCAGTAAGCTGAAAAAAGCCGAACAATACGGCACGAAAATTATTGATGAACAGGAACTGACGCGTATGCTACAAGAATAA
- a CDS encoding protease, which yields MYSAISHNKRNTVLIMAVFVAIIGVIGVLVGMYLRNYSLSVIIVGCALLYAWLQYYIAGKLAMAMSGAQQIEKKDAPELWRVVENLAITSGMPMPKVYIIDDPAPNAFATGRDPKHAIVGATTGLLEIMDKRELEAVMAHEMSHVRNYDIRVSMIAFGLVSAIGLLADIALRMMIYGDDDDGDTSPIVYVVGIIVVILAPILATITQLAVSRQREYLADASGALLTRDSEGLAMALEKLQSYGRPMRKQSTSTANLFMNNPLRPGFFSKLFSTHPPLEDRIARLRSNATKM from the coding sequence ATGTATAGTGCAATCTCTCATAATAAGCGAAACACCGTGCTGATCATGGCAGTGTTTGTAGCGATTATCGGCGTAATCGGTGTGCTGGTCGGTATGTATCTACGGAATTATTCATTATCGGTGATCATTGTCGGTTGTGCGCTGCTTTATGCGTGGTTACAATATTATATTGCTGGTAAATTGGCCATGGCGATGAGCGGTGCGCAGCAGATTGAAAAGAAGGATGCGCCGGAGCTGTGGCGAGTAGTAGAAAACCTGGCGATTACCTCCGGTATGCCGATGCCAAAAGTCTATATCATTGATGACCCAGCGCCAAACGCGTTTGCGACGGGCCGCGATCCAAAGCACGCTATCGTCGGTGCGACTACTGGGCTGCTAGAAATTATGGACAAGCGCGAACTCGAGGCGGTGATGGCGCACGAGATGAGCCATGTGCGTAATTACGATATTCGCGTTAGTATGATTGCCTTTGGGTTGGTGAGTGCCATTGGGTTGCTTGCTGATATCGCACTCCGGATGATGATATATGGCGATGATGATGACGGGGATACCAGCCCGATTGTCTACGTCGTGGGTATTATAGTAGTAATCTTGGCACCGATTTTAGCAACGATTACGCAACTGGCAGTCAGCCGCCAGCGCGAGTATCTTGCGGACGCTTCGGGTGCATTATTGACTCGCGACTCGGAGGGGCTGGCGATGGCACTGGAGAAGTTACAAAGTTATGGTCGGCCAATGCGCAAGCAGAGCACCTCAACAGCGAACTTGTTTATGAATAATCCGCTGCGTCCTGGCTTTTTCTCAAAGTTATTTAGCACCCATCCGCCACTAGAAGATCGAATCGCACGCCTGCGAAGTAATGCAACGAAGATGTAA
- a CDS encoding LemA family protein, whose protein sequence is MDAVIITLIIVGVVIVLIVAFLIGTYNGLVTLRNRVEEAWSDITVQLKRRTDLIPNLVNSVKGYATHEKEVFEKVTEARSAIMEAKGVKDTAEAENMLEGALKSLFAVAEAYPDLKANQNFMQLQQELVDTEDKIQASRRFYNGGVRDLNTRIQRFPANIVAGMFGFQAKEFFEVADRASIENPVEVKF, encoded by the coding sequence ATGGATGCAGTAATAATAACCTTAATTATCGTTGGTGTCGTTATCGTTCTGATCGTGGCGTTTTTGATCGGTACGTACAACGGACTGGTGACGCTGCGTAACCGCGTCGAGGAAGCATGGAGTGATATCACTGTCCAGCTCAAACGCCGGACTGACTTGATCCCGAACCTGGTTAACTCAGTTAAGGGTTACGCGACACACGAAAAAGAAGTATTTGAAAAGGTTACTGAGGCTCGTTCAGCCATTATGGAAGCTAAAGGTGTGAAGGATACTGCCGAAGCAGAGAACATGCTCGAAGGTGCGTTGAAGAGCCTGTTCGCGGTAGCCGAGGCTTATCCAGACTTGAAGGCTAACCAAAACTTCATGCAACTGCAGCAGGAACTGGTTGACACTGAGGATAAAATTCAAGCATCACGCCGGTTTTATAATGGCGGCGTTCGCGATCTGAACACAAGGATTCAAAGGTTCCCGGCTAACATAGTTGCTGGCATGTTCGGCTTCCAGGCAAAAGAATTCTTTGAGGTTGCTGATCGAGCAAGCATTGAAAATCCGGTCGAGGTGAAATTCTAA
- a CDS encoding AbrB/MazE/SpoVT family DNA-binding domain-containing protein, whose product MTKPKSRHAWTVKVGERGQIVIPKEARDIFNIKPGDTLIMLGDKQQGIAIPTKNKVIDTITAVLNDTEMKS is encoded by the coding sequence ATGACAAAACCAAAGAGTAGACATGCTTGGACAGTCAAGGTTGGCGAACGCGGGCAAATTGTGATACCCAAAGAGGCACGAGATATTTTTAATATCAAGCCTGGCGATACACTTATCATGCTCGGCGACAAGCAGCAAGGAATTGCTATTCCGACTAAGAATAAAGTCATTGATACAATCACCGCCGTACTCAATGATACGGAGATGAAATCATGA
- a CDS encoding ABC transporter ATP-binding protein, with protein sequence MNAITATNLTKRYGDFVAVDSLNLSIEKGELFSLLGVNGAGKTTLIKMLSCLSQPTQGDAILLGNSITEKPQAVKQMINVSPQETAVAGNLSVRENLELIAGLYGQSAHNASESASRMASQFKLETVEHKKAKHLSGGMQRRLSIAMALISNPKILFIDEPTLGLDIFSRRELWEAIQLLKGTVTTLLTTHYLEEIEALSDRVGVMARGKLVAIGTVAELQKQTNTRTLEDAFVALVGDIR encoded by the coding sequence ATGAATGCAATCACTGCGACCAACTTAACAAAACGCTACGGTGACTTTGTCGCAGTCGACAGCCTTAATCTATCAATTGAAAAGGGTGAGTTATTTTCACTACTTGGTGTCAATGGTGCAGGTAAGACGACATTGATTAAAATGTTATCTTGCTTAAGCCAACCAACACAAGGTGATGCTATTTTACTCGGCAATAGTATTACCGAAAAACCTCAGGCAGTCAAACAGATGATCAACGTTTCACCGCAAGAAACTGCTGTAGCTGGTAATTTATCAGTCCGCGAGAATCTCGAACTGATCGCTGGACTCTACGGACAATCTGCTCATAACGCCAGTGAGAGCGCCTCGCGTATGGCAAGCCAATTCAAACTCGAAACTGTCGAACATAAAAAAGCTAAGCATTTGTCTGGCGGCATGCAGCGACGCCTGTCGATCGCCATGGCACTCATCTCAAATCCAAAAATATTATTCATTGACGAACCAACGCTAGGTCTTGATATTTTTTCGCGCCGTGAGTTATGGGAGGCGATCCAGTTGCTCAAAGGTACAGTGACGACGCTGTTGACAACCCACTATCTCGAGGAAATTGAAGCATTGTCTGATCGTGTCGGCGTTATGGCGCGCGGCAAGCTCGTGGCAATCGGTACAGTGGCAGAACTACAAAAACAAACTAATACACGCACCCTTGAGGATGCGTTTGTCGCACTTGTAGGAGATATTCGATGA
- a CDS encoding ABC transporter permease, which produces MRALLFAKRCTKEVVRDPINLFFGLVFPLVLLGLLSIINASIPAEANNTMFAIRNLAPGIAMFGTAFLALFSGMLLAKDRTSSFLMRLFTSPMTARDFIIGYTIPMIIIATMQAVITLVIACFIGLDFSVHILGAIVITTVTSLLFVGCGLFFGSLINERAVGGICGALLTNVAGWLSGVFVPVDLIGGGFKMVAEALPFYHSVAAIKGSIEGNWQVITPHLLIVLCYTTVIFTLAIYIFRRKMTGRNT; this is translated from the coding sequence ATGAGAGCTTTACTATTTGCTAAACGCTGTACAAAAGAAGTTGTACGCGATCCGATCAATCTATTCTTTGGATTAGTCTTTCCACTCGTTTTGCTTGGACTACTCTCTATTATAAATGCCAGCATTCCCGCCGAAGCCAATAACACTATGTTTGCCATCAGAAATTTGGCACCAGGTATCGCAATGTTCGGTACGGCATTCCTAGCACTATTCTCAGGTATGCTCCTAGCAAAAGACCGAACTTCATCATTCCTGATGCGTCTGTTTACCTCGCCTATGACAGCCCGAGATTTTATCATTGGATACACAATTCCGATGATTATCATTGCTACCATGCAGGCAGTGATTACCCTCGTTATCGCCTGCTTTATCGGGCTCGACTTTTCAGTACACATTCTTGGGGCAATCGTTATTACAACGGTAACGTCGCTTCTGTTTGTTGGATGTGGGTTATTCTTCGGCAGTCTCATTAACGAACGAGCAGTTGGCGGCATATGCGGCGCCCTGCTCACCAATGTCGCTGGCTGGCTGTCGGGCGTATTTGTCCCGGTCGATCTCATCGGCGGTGGCTTTAAAATGGTTGCAGAAGCACTGCCATTTTATCACAGTGTTGCCGCCATTAAAGGCAGCATTGAGGGGAATTGGCAAGTCATCACACCACATCTACTGATTGTTTTGTGTTATACCACCGTTATCTTTACACTCGCTATCTATATCTTTCGGCGAAAGATGACCGGACGAAACACCTAA
- the tmk gene encoding dTMP kinase — MRRGFKISLEGIDGAGKTTQLRHVVSHLQDSGFNPMIKPCRNNTNSDELDGRLLSIIKRDEEMRRYPITDALASAARTLYVDEKTINPHLEKGGVVVADRDIDTAIAYSLPDLQKSYPEVDIDLHVTWMLGVYSVRHAMPDLTIYLDIAPERALSRALNDDIPNERIIFNDQDLVFMQSVQQGYSRLIERSPDRIYPIDVNDKSIDEVSEEISHHINWFINRRDLP; from the coding sequence ATGAGGCGAGGATTCAAGATCTCGCTTGAGGGAATAGATGGAGCTGGGAAAACAACGCAACTTAGACATGTAGTTAGCCATCTGCAAGACTCAGGGTTCAACCCCATGATCAAGCCGTGCAGAAACAATACAAATAGCGATGAGCTGGATGGTCGACTTCTGTCAATTATTAAGCGAGATGAGGAGATGCGGAGGTACCCAATAACCGACGCACTGGCAAGTGCCGCACGAACACTATATGTTGACGAAAAGACCATAAACCCTCACCTTGAAAAAGGCGGGGTGGTCGTAGCTGACAGAGATATTGACACTGCAATAGCATACTCATTACCAGATCTGCAGAAATCCTATCCTGAGGTAGATATTGATTTGCATGTAACTTGGATGTTGGGAGTTTACAGTGTTCGGCATGCCATGCCTGATTTGACCATCTATCTTGATATTGCACCAGAAAGAGCGCTAAGCAGAGCTCTTAACGATGACATCCCGAATGAGCGCATAATATTCAATGATCAAGACCTCGTTTTCATGCAATCTGTTCAGCAGGGATATAGTAGGCTCATAGAAAGAAGCCCCGACAGAATTTACCCTATTGACGTAAACGATAAATCTATAGACGAAGTATCAGAGGAAATCTCTCATCATATCAATTGGTTTATTAACAGGAGGGATTTACCGTGA
- a CDS encoding non-canonical purine NTP pyrophosphatase (HAM1-like protein;i t is suspected that this protein functions to remove nonstandard bases such as xanthine or inosine) — MNITYATTNKYKLAGASQALLGAGLTLTAPDRELPDVPEIQSDSQEEVSIDKAQKYYELLKSPLVVMDSGLFIKSLKGFPGVYTKYALDTIGIENIVKLLKDDRGAYTRRTVTYLDGLEIKTFTYKVHGELLSEPRGENGRDYDKYFKVDGANKTIAEMSDDEKTDMIAAVWKELAQWLQQK; from the coding sequence ATGAATATAACCTACGCCACAACCAACAAATATAAATTAGCTGGAGCAAGCCAGGCATTATTGGGGGCGGGTCTAACACTCACAGCTCCCGACAGGGAGCTACCTGATGTACCGGAAATTCAATCAGATAGCCAAGAAGAAGTATCCATTGATAAAGCTCAAAAATACTACGAACTACTAAAGAGCCCACTGGTTGTTATGGATTCTGGACTGTTCATCAAAAGCCTCAAAGGTTTTCCAGGGGTTTATACGAAGTACGCACTTGATACTATCGGCATAGAAAACATAGTAAAATTGCTTAAAGATGACAGAGGGGCATACACTCGGCGTACGGTTACGTATCTAGATGGACTAGAAATCAAGACGTTTACGTACAAAGTGCATGGTGAATTACTCAGCGAACCACGCGGCGAGAATGGTCGTGACTACGATAAATATTTCAAAGTTGATGGCGCAAACAAGACGATAGCTGAGATGAGTGACGATGAAAAGACCGACATGATAGCTGCAGTATGGAAGGAGTTAGCACAGTGGTTGCAGCAAAAATAA
- a CDS encoding GTP cyclohydrolase I yields the protein MEGVSTVVAAKISSAEAKLIDAIKDYLSEKGEDINRDGLIDTPERFVKQLNENLRGYSLDPNDFAKVFDSDGYTDLIYIRDIDFSSQCEHHMVPFMGKVDVAYLPDGKILGLSKFARIVDAYGKRLQVQERLTKQVADLLEDTLKPKLLIVRMVAQHTCMSTRGVCKPGSTTETVVIRGDVEKYKHYISHFQRMIER from the coding sequence ATGGAAGGAGTTAGCACAGTGGTTGCAGCAAAAATAAGTTCAGCAGAGGCGAAACTGATCGACGCCATAAAAGATTATTTATCAGAGAAGGGTGAAGACATTAACAGAGATGGCTTAATTGACACGCCAGAGAGGTTTGTTAAACAATTAAATGAAAATCTTCGTGGTTATAGCCTAGACCCTAATGATTTCGCAAAAGTTTTTGACAGCGATGGGTATACAGATCTTATATACATAAGGGATATAGATTTTAGTAGCCAATGTGAGCACCATATGGTGCCGTTCATGGGCAAGGTTGACGTAGCCTATTTGCCAGACGGTAAGATTTTAGGACTATCAAAGTTTGCGCGTATAGTAGATGCCTACGGAAAACGACTACAGGTTCAAGAAAGACTTACAAAACAGGTTGCTGACCTTCTCGAGGATACATTGAAGCCCAAGTTGCTAATAGTTAGAATGGTAGCGCAACATACTTGTATGAGCACCCGCGGGGTGTGCAAACCTGGTAGCACGACCGAAACGGTTGTAATTCGCGGGGATGTTGAAAAATATAAACATTACATCAGCCACTTTCAGCGTATGATAGAAAGGTAA
- a CDS encoding 6-carboxytetrahydropterin synthase, with amino-acid sequence MISITRQFEWDMGHRVTNHMSLCKNPHGHRYRLLIEISGDIKNKNDKPDQGMVLDFGDLKRLINEEIVDKLDHSFMYWDKDDVMSDFAKNNKELKFIETSFVPTAECIVEYIAITLQKLFENKLPGIALESATLFETPNCSAKWSRD; translated from the coding sequence ATGATAAGTATTACGAGACAATTCGAATGGGATATGGGACACAGAGTTACTAATCATATGTCCTTATGTAAAAATCCACATGGACACAGGTATAGATTGCTTATCGAGATATCGGGCGATATAAAGAATAAAAACGATAAACCCGACCAGGGCATGGTTTTAGACTTTGGAGACCTCAAAAGGCTAATCAATGAAGAAATAGTTGACAAGCTAGATCATTCATTTATGTACTGGGATAAGGACGATGTTATGTCAGACTTTGCTAAGAATAACAAAGAGCTTAAGTTTATCGAGACATCATTTGTGCCTACTGCTGAATGTATTGTTGAATATATCGCCATAACCCTACAGAAGCTATTTGAAAACAAGCTACCCGGCATTGCCTTGGAGTCTGCTACGCTTTTTGAAACACCAAATTGTAGTGCGAAATGGTCTCGAGATTAA
- a CDS encoding 4Fe-4S cluster-binding domain-containing protein, giving the protein MTEKYIPTVEEKDTYRARRDFLSISGDGIFATLQGEGVTAGHPAVFLRLQDCNLHCGKDGIGWRCDAWYTWDRSTPEFWKERQNNPPHEVAEEISSAWLEAFGSTEAEPRLVITGGEPLLQQDRIVELLKLLNGWQFEIETNGTIVPRVELQNCQINCSPKLSSSGNSVRSRYRPEVLHAISNLSNSWFKFVISSPEDEGEIQTIVRECSILPEKILLMSEGVSRDTLETRDSLIELIASRIGAVAIRRNQIFWFGDRRRT; this is encoded by the coding sequence ATGACAGAAAAATATATTCCTACTGTCGAGGAAAAAGATACGTATAGAGCGCGTCGCGATTTTTTGAGTATAAGTGGCGATGGTATTTTTGCAACTTTACAAGGTGAAGGAGTTACAGCTGGGCATCCAGCTGTGTTTTTGAGATTGCAAGACTGTAACCTACATTGCGGTAAGGATGGTATTGGCTGGCGCTGTGATGCATGGTATACATGGGACAGGTCGACACCTGAATTTTGGAAAGAGCGCCAAAATAATCCACCTCATGAGGTTGCAGAAGAAATTTCCTCTGCGTGGCTTGAGGCGTTTGGCAGTACAGAAGCGGAACCCAGGCTTGTCATTACTGGCGGAGAACCCCTACTGCAGCAAGACAGAATTGTAGAGTTATTGAAACTACTGAACGGATGGCAATTTGAAATTGAGACCAATGGTACAATTGTGCCACGGGTAGAATTGCAGAATTGTCAGATTAACTGCTCGCCAAAGCTTTCAAGTAGCGGAAATTCAGTCCGTTCAAGATATAGACCAGAAGTACTTCATGCTATATCCAATCTTAGCAATTCATGGTTTAAGTTTGTCATCTCTAGTCCTGAAGATGAAGGCGAAATACAGACAATAGTAAGAGAATGTAGTATATTGCCAGAGAAAATACTACTGATGAGTGAGGGCGTTAGTCGTGACACGCTGGAGACAAGAGATAGCCTTATTGAATTAATAGCGTCTCGTATTGGCGCGGTTGCTATAAGGCGCAATCAAATATTTTGGTTTGGGGACAGACGCAGAACTTGA